DNA from Mesorhizobium loti R88b:
ATCGGCTGCTTGCCTTAAAGACGTTGCATCCTGGCGGAGTCCGACATCGACATGCAATCCATCCGCGATCGTCTCGAAATCATCCTGTCACGTCTTGCCAATCGGGCTGGAGACGAGAAGGTCTTCACGAAGCTCTATGCCGAGGCAGCGCGAGCCGCGGCCGACGCCAGCGATGCGCGCAAAAAGGCTGGCGTGACGCTCGGACCGCTCGACGGCACCATTGTCTCGATCAAGGATCTGTTCGATGTCGCCGGCGAGGCGACCACGGCTGGCTCACTGATGCTCAGGACTGCCATGCCCGCCGTGCGCGACGCGGCCATCGTCAGCCGGTTGCGTCAGGCCGGAGCTGTCATCATCGGCAAGACCAACATGACCGAATTCGCCTTCACCGCGATCGGCGACAACATGCATTACGGCACGCCGGGCAATGCCCTCGACAGCAGTCGCATTCCCGGTGGCTCCTCATCGGGTGCCGGCGTTTCCGTCGGCGAGGGGACGAGCGACATTTCGATCGGCTCCGATACCGGCGGTTCCATCCGCATCCCGGCATCGTTGAATGGTGTTGTCGGCTTCAAGCCGACGGCGCGGCGTGTGCCGTTGACCGGCGCGTATCCATTGTCTGCGACACTGGATTCCATCGGGCCGCTGGCTCTGAGCGTTGCCGCGTGTGCGGTTGCCGACGCCGCAATGGCTGGCGAGGAACTACCGCCGCTGCATCTGCCGCTCCCGCTTGCCGGGCTTCGTGTCGGTATTCCGCGTGGCCGTCTTTTCGAAGACACTGAAAGCGAGATCAGCGCGGCCTTCGATCGCAGCCTTGCCAAGATAGAGCGGACAGGGGCGCGGTTGGTGGACATATCGATCGATGACTTCATTGCCGATATGCGCGCGGCCACCAAGCGCGGCTCGATCGCTGCCATGGAAGGAGCCGAAGTGCATGCCGACTGGCTGGCAACAGGCGCACCGGTGCCGGTCGATCCGCATGTCAGCGGGCCTTTGTCGCGCGCGGCCATGCTGCCGACGCCGGTCTACATCAGGGCCTTGCGCCGCCGCCGCGCGCTCGTCGCCGCCATGGATGAGCGGCTGGCATCGGTCGATGTGCTGGCTCTGCCAACCACGCCGGTGACGGCCCCGACCATCGTTTCCCTGGCCGAGGACGCCGAATTGCGCGACCGTATAGAAGGCCTGCTGCTGCGCAACACGCAGGTCGCCAACCAGTTCGGCCTCTGCGCGATCTCGCTGCCGATGCCTGATACGGCGCTGCCGGCCGGACTGATGCTGGTGGCGCGCAATGGTCATGACCAGCGCCTGCTGCGGATTGCTGCTGAAGTCGAGCGGCTGTTCTGAAGGGCAGTGTGCCTCGGATAGGCAATCAGTGCGCCGCGCAGCGCTTGCGCTCGCCTGTCTTGGACGCGCGTTCGATGTTGGTAATGACCAGCATCGGCGGATCGCTTGGCTTACCACGATGCTGGATAGATCCGCGGACGACAAGCTTTCCCGCATGGAGCTTGTCGGAGAGGTCAGGTGCGAATCTGCTCAGCGGCGGCAATTCGGTGGTGTTCAGTTCCACGCCCTTCGTGATCTTGCCGGTGGCCAGATCGAGCGCATTGCCCGATGGGCAGGGGGCCATGACGCAGACGATCCCATTGCTGCAATAGACGTAATCGCTGCTTTGCGCCGCCGCGAGCGAGGGCAAGGCCGCGATCGAACATGCGGCAAGACCAAGAAATGCGAAGCGAAAAGCGAACATGGTGCTCAGCGTCGCGGAGAATTGGGGCG
Protein-coding regions in this window:
- a CDS encoding amidase; translation: MQSIRDRLEIILSRLANRAGDEKVFTKLYAEAARAAADASDARKKAGVTLGPLDGTIVSIKDLFDVAGEATTAGSLMLRTAMPAVRDAAIVSRLRQAGAVIIGKTNMTEFAFTAIGDNMHYGTPGNALDSSRIPGGSSSGAGVSVGEGTSDISIGSDTGGSIRIPASLNGVVGFKPTARRVPLTGAYPLSATLDSIGPLALSVAACAVADAAMAGEELPPLHLPLPLAGLRVGIPRGRLFEDTESEISAAFDRSLAKIERTGARLVDISIDDFIADMRAATKRGSIAAMEGAEVHADWLATGAPVPVDPHVSGPLSRAAMLPTPVYIRALRRRRALVAAMDERLASVDVLALPTTPVTAPTIVSLAEDAELRDRIEGLLLRNTQVANQFGLCAISLPMPDTALPAGLMLVARNGHDQRLLRIAAEVERLF